A window of Streptomyces gilvosporeus contains these coding sequences:
- the coaD gene encoding pantetheine-phosphate adenylyltransferase — translation MTGPQSKTGPQSEETKLRRAVCPGSFDPVTNGHLDIIARASRLYDVVHVAVMINQSKQGLFTVEERIDLIRRATAEYGNVEVEAFHGLLVDFCKQRDIPAIVKGLRAVSDFDYELQMAQMNNGLSGVETLFVPTNPTYSFLSSSLVKEVAAWGGDVSHLVPPVVLDALTERLRTKRS, via the coding sequence ATGACCGGACCGCAGAGCAAGACCGGACCGCAGAGCGAGGAGACGAAGTTGCGCCGCGCCGTCTGTCCGGGGTCGTTCGACCCCGTCACCAACGGGCACCTGGACATCATCGCCCGTGCCTCCAGGCTGTACGACGTCGTCCACGTCGCCGTGATGATCAACCAGTCGAAGCAGGGCCTGTTCACCGTCGAAGAGCGCATCGACCTGATCCGCCGGGCCACCGCCGAATACGGCAACGTCGAGGTCGAAGCCTTCCACGGCCTGCTCGTCGACTTCTGCAAACAGCGCGACATTCCGGCCATCGTCAAGGGCCTGCGCGCCGTCAGCGATTTCGACTACGAGCTCCAGATGGCCCAGATGAACAACGGCCTCTCCGGCGTCGAGACCCTCTTCGTCCCCACCAACCCCACCTACAGCTTCCTGTCCTCCAGCCTCGTCAAGGAGGTCGCCGCCTGGGGCGGCGACGTCTCCCACCTCGTCCCGCCGGTCGTTCTCGACGCCCTGACCGAGCGGTTGCGCACCAAGCGTTCCTGA
- a CDS encoding YceD family protein: protein MNARLDHRAPLVFDTRELGRRPGTLKRLSRTVEAPSDLGNEVVGVPERAPIELDLRLEAVMDGVLVTGTARAAVKGECVRCLEPLERELDADFQEMFSYPDADDRTRTAESGDDAEDEEDTFFIEDDLFDLEPVLRDAVVLTLPLQPVCQDDCPGLCSDCGARLADDPDHHHDAVDSRWAALQGLVGSDQDDEKDNRSPRDSGDEPLTQEK from the coding sequence ATCAACGCCCGCCTCGACCACCGTGCCCCGCTCGTGTTCGACACACGCGAGCTGGGTCGTCGTCCCGGCACGCTCAAGCGGCTCTCCCGCACCGTCGAGGCACCCAGTGACCTCGGCAACGAGGTCGTCGGAGTGCCCGAGCGCGCCCCGATCGAGCTCGACCTCCGCCTGGAAGCGGTCATGGACGGGGTACTTGTCACAGGTACCGCCCGTGCGGCCGTGAAGGGGGAGTGCGTAAGGTGTCTTGAGCCGCTGGAGCGAGAGCTCGACGCGGACTTCCAGGAGATGTTCTCCTACCCCGACGCCGACGACCGGACCCGCACCGCGGAATCCGGCGACGACGCCGAGGACGAGGAAGACACCTTCTTCATCGAGGACGACCTGTTCGACCTCGAACCCGTGCTGCGGGATGCGGTGGTGCTCACACTGCCGCTGCAGCCGGTGTGCCAGGACGACTGCCCCGGCCTGTGCTCCGATTGCGGAGCGCGGCTGGCGGACGACCCGGACCACCACCACGACGCCGTCGACAGCCGTTGGGCGGCACTGCAGGGACTCGTCGGGTCCGACCAGGACGACGAGAAGGACAACCGTTCCCCCCGCGACAGCGGGGACGAACCTCTGACACAGGAGAAGTAG
- a CDS encoding ATP synthase F0 subunit B yields the protein MDVQKKLDDIVSTVSGARSMPMSASCVVNRAELLALLEEVRAALPGSLAQAQELLGGREQMVEEARAEAERIIESAHAQRGSLISDTEVARQSQDEADRILAEARREAEEIRAEADDYVDSKLANFEVVLTKTIGSVDRGREKLLGRGPGLDEQGYEDTEAPERSADPETLKQRADAYVDAKFGAFQAVLTKTLEAVGRGRDKLQGARAIDELAVHMATAGDPQTAQPQADAEYLAELAGIGAGTAQDPQQALAAPQPVPQAPQQPQDAQQLQGLQQMQDPQQLHDPQQLHDPQQIQDPQQIQQDPLHQGYYADPAAYPQQDAYAYQQPQQDLYAQHPQDPYGYDWQQQAQQQGYDPNAYLPQQLPPQPPHAPQDPNAQAGALDETSLFDTSMINMDQIRQYEEQYEQRRQ from the coding sequence GTGGACGTGCAGAAGAAGCTCGACGACATCGTCTCGACCGTCAGCGGCGCCCGGTCCATGCCCATGTCGGCCTCGTGCGTGGTCAACCGCGCCGAGCTGCTCGCCCTGCTCGAGGAGGTACGGGCGGCCCTGCCCGGCTCCCTCGCCCAGGCGCAGGAGCTGCTCGGCGGACGGGAGCAGATGGTCGAGGAGGCACGGGCCGAGGCGGAGCGGATCATCGAGTCCGCGCACGCCCAGCGCGGCTCCCTGATCTCCGACACCGAGGTCGCCCGCCAGTCCCAGGACGAGGCCGACCGGATCCTGGCCGAGGCCCGCCGCGAGGCCGAGGAGATCCGCGCCGAGGCCGACGACTACGTCGACTCCAAACTCGCCAACTTCGAGGTCGTCCTCACCAAGACCATCGGCTCCGTCGACCGCGGCCGCGAAAAGCTGCTCGGCCGCGGCCCCGGGCTCGACGAACAGGGCTACGAGGACACCGAGGCCCCCGAGCGCAGCGCCGACCCCGAGACCCTCAAACAGCGCGCCGACGCCTATGTGGACGCCAAGTTCGGCGCCTTCCAGGCCGTCCTGACCAAAACCCTGGAAGCCGTCGGCCGCGGCCGCGACAAGCTCCAGGGCGCCCGCGCCATCGACGAGCTCGCGGTGCACATGGCGACGGCCGGCGACCCGCAGACCGCCCAGCCGCAGGCGGACGCCGAATACCTCGCCGAACTGGCGGGCATCGGCGCCGGCACCGCCCAGGACCCGCAGCAGGCCCTGGCAGCGCCCCAGCCCGTGCCCCAGGCCCCGCAGCAGCCGCAGGACGCCCAGCAGCTCCAGGGCCTCCAGCAGATGCAGGATCCCCAGCAGCTCCACGATCCCCAGCAGCTCCACGATCCCCAGCAGATCCAGGATCCCCAGCAGATCCAGCAGGACCCGCTCCACCAGGGCTACTACGCCGACCCGGCGGCCTACCCGCAGCAGGACGCCTACGCCTACCAGCAGCCCCAGCAGGACCTCTACGCCCAGCACCCCCAGGACCCCTACGGCTACGACTGGCAGCAGCAGGCCCAGCAGCAGGGCTACGACCCCAACGCCTACCTCCCGCAGCAGCTGCCCCCGCAGCCCCCGCACGCCCCCCAGGACCCGAACGCGCAGGCCGGAGCGCTGGACGAGACCAGCCTCTTCGACACCAGCATGATCAACATGGACCAGATCCGGCAGTACGAGGAGCAGTACGAACAGCGGCGCCAGTAG
- the rpmF gene encoding 50S ribosomal protein L32 — protein sequence MAVPKRKMSRSNTRHRRSQWKAAVPTLVACERCHEPKQQHIACPSCGTYNKRQVLEV from the coding sequence GTGGCCGTTCCGAAGCGGAAGATGTCGCGCAGCAACACGCGTCACCGCCGGTCGCAGTGGAAGGCTGCGGTCCCCACCCTGGTGGCGTGCGAGCGCTGCCACGAGCCGAAGCAGCAGCACATCGCGTGCCCCAGCTGCGGCACCTACAACAAGCGCCAGGTCCTCGAGGTCTGA
- the rsmD gene encoding 16S rRNA (guanine(966)-N(2))-methyltransferase RsmD, translated as MTRVIAGTAGGRRLAVPPGNGTRPTSDRAREALFSTWEALDGPLTGARVLDLYGGSGAVGLEALSRGAAHVLLVEADPRAARTIRDNIRAIGLPGAELRTGKAEQTAAGPPPGAPYDIAFLDPPYAATEADLREILITLRGQGWFADDALVTVERSTRSGTFPWPDGFEAIKSRRYGEATLWYGRAASTPADPTSVHAS; from the coding sequence ATGACCCGCGTGATCGCCGGTACGGCCGGCGGCCGCCGCCTGGCCGTACCACCGGGAAACGGCACCCGCCCCACCTCCGACCGGGCCCGCGAAGCCCTCTTCTCCACCTGGGAGGCGCTCGACGGCCCGCTCACCGGCGCCCGGGTCCTGGACCTGTACGGCGGCTCCGGCGCCGTCGGCCTGGAGGCGCTCTCCCGCGGCGCCGCCCACGTCCTGCTCGTCGAGGCCGACCCCCGCGCCGCCCGCACCATCCGCGACAACATCCGCGCCATCGGCCTGCCCGGCGCCGAACTGCGCACCGGCAAGGCCGAGCAGACCGCCGCCGGCCCGCCCCCCGGCGCCCCGTACGACATCGCCTTCCTGGACCCGCCCTACGCCGCCACCGAAGCCGATCTCCGCGAGATCCTGATCACACTCCGTGGTCAGGGGTGGTTTGCGGACGACGCACTCGTCACCGTGGAACGCAGCACCAGAAGCGGCACGTTCCCCTGGCCGGACGGATTCGAAGCGATCAAGTCCCGTCGCTACGGCGAGGCGACGCTTTGGTACGGTCGCGCCGCTTCGACGCCCGCCGACCCGACGTCGGTACACGCGTCATGA